One Microbacterium trichothecenolyticum DNA window includes the following coding sequences:
- the ku gene encoding non-homologous end joining protein Ku, with amino-acid sequence MRSIWKGALTFGLVNVPVKVYSATEDHDVSLHQVHNKDGGRIRYQRICEIDGEVVPYSDIDRAYDDGEQTVVLTKDDLASLPSERSREIEVVEFVPSDQVDLLTLDKAYYLEPDSSSPKAYVLLRKTLEQTDRTAIVRFSLRQKTRLAALRVRGDVLVLQTLLWADEVREAAFPALDESVRISAKELEMSASLVDSFSKDFDPGEFTDEYQEELRTLIDAKLEQGDAIDTEATFGTQEEDDGGEVIDLMEALRASVERSRAARQQKDEPAKKAPAKKKASKAS; translated from the coding sequence ATGCGATCGATCTGGAAGGGCGCCTTGACGTTCGGCCTCGTCAACGTGCCCGTCAAGGTGTACTCGGCGACCGAGGACCACGACGTGTCCCTGCATCAGGTGCACAACAAAGACGGCGGGCGCATCCGCTATCAGCGCATTTGCGAGATCGACGGCGAGGTCGTGCCCTACAGCGACATCGACCGCGCCTACGACGACGGCGAGCAGACGGTCGTGCTCACCAAAGACGACCTCGCCTCGCTGCCGAGCGAGCGCAGCCGAGAGATCGAGGTCGTCGAGTTCGTGCCGAGCGACCAGGTCGACCTGCTCACCCTCGACAAGGCGTACTACCTCGAGCCCGACTCGTCGTCACCCAAGGCTTACGTGCTGCTGCGCAAGACGCTCGAGCAGACCGACCGCACCGCGATCGTCCGCTTCTCGCTGCGGCAGAAGACACGGCTCGCCGCCCTGCGGGTGCGCGGCGACGTGCTCGTGCTGCAGACGCTGCTGTGGGCCGACGAGGTGCGCGAGGCGGCATTCCCGGCGCTCGATGAGAGCGTGCGGATCTCGGCGAAAGAACTGGAGATGTCGGCGTCGCTCGTCGACAGCTTCTCGAAGGACTTCGATCCCGGGGAGTTCACCGACGAGTACCAGGAAGAACTGCGCACCCTCATCGACGCCAAGCTCGAGCAGGGCGACGCGATCGACACCGAAGCCACGTTCGGCACACAGGAGGAGGACGACGGCGGCGAGGTCATCGACCTGATGGAGGCGTTGCGCGCGAGCGTCGAGCGCAGCCGCGCGGCGCGTCAGCAGAAGGACGAGCCGGCGAAGAAGGCACCCGCGAAGAAGAAGGCGTCGAAGGCGTCTTAG
- a CDS encoding DedA family protein → MIHTTSALLPWLDPATIITNSQPWALLVVCFIIFAETGLLIGFLLPGDTLLIMAGLLSHSTPAAPNGVFGINAWWVALAIGVAAFIGGEVGYLIGHKAGPSIFERKDSGLFSRKNVERTNAFFERFGGLTVILARFVPVVRTFAPIAAGVGHMPWRKYTLYNLIGAIVWGIGLTMLGYAVGYIPFIRDIVTEYIDVILLAAVAGTALFIAVHYFRERAAAKREGAVTPAEAEALALDSKTLEDGDQPTR, encoded by the coding sequence GTGATCCACACCACCAGCGCGCTGCTCCCGTGGCTCGACCCCGCGACGATCATCACCAACTCGCAGCCGTGGGCGCTGCTCGTGGTGTGCTTCATCATCTTCGCCGAGACGGGTCTGCTCATCGGCTTCCTGCTGCCGGGCGACACGCTGCTGATCATGGCGGGCCTGCTGTCGCACTCCACGCCCGCCGCACCGAACGGCGTCTTCGGCATCAACGCGTGGTGGGTGGCCCTCGCGATCGGCGTGGCAGCGTTCATCGGCGGTGAGGTGGGCTACCTCATCGGCCACAAGGCCGGTCCCTCGATCTTCGAGCGCAAGGATTCCGGCCTCTTCAGCCGCAAGAACGTCGAGCGCACCAACGCCTTCTTCGAGCGCTTCGGCGGGCTGACGGTGATCCTCGCGCGTTTCGTCCCGGTCGTGCGCACCTTCGCTCCCATCGCCGCGGGTGTGGGTCACATGCCGTGGCGCAAGTACACGCTCTACAACCTCATCGGCGCGATCGTGTGGGGCATCGGTCTGACGATGCTGGGGTACGCGGTGGGCTACATTCCCTTCATCCGCGACATCGTGACCGAGTACATCGACGTGATCCTGCTGGCCGCCGTCGCCGGCACCGCGCTGTTCATCGCTGTGCACTACTTCCGAGAGCGCGCCGCCGCCAAGCGCGAGGGCGCCGTGACCCCCGCCGAGGCCGAGGCACTCGCCCTCGACTCGAAGACGCTCGAAGACGGCGATCAGCCGACGCGCTAA
- a CDS encoding amidohydrolase, with translation MSALVIADGVVFRGGSRTAGAAVGIRDGRIACVGTLAEAREAAGSGAYELDAAGGLVTPGFVDAHVHLGVGAMDALRCDLSGAVSLAEIDARVRAFAAASAAPWIVGGGWDPTLFPASGPSAVHLDALVPDRPALLLDADHHGAWANSAALRAAGIDRDSPDPADGRIERDPDGVPSGALREGAMQLVARLLPPPATDDVARGILRRSRELLAAGITGWQEAALGAYGGFPDFTDAYLRVLADGSLRGRATGAIWVPRDLTVEGVDAFVAHAVERARANATAGFPSATAKLLLDGIVETRTAHLLEPYGGEDSRGLSYFPPALVQRLLPALNAAGLAVHVHAIGDAAVRDALDGFAAVPDEMRERVRNHIAHIQLIHPDDVPRFAALGVAANAQPFWASPTALFRQSTLPAIGDGRRDELYVFGSLHRAGAAMAMGSDWPVSTFDPWDGIHVAVTRRPPGEADAEPLGAHESLDLATAIDAYTRGSAELLGIASGALRLGAAADLAIADRDPFTASTDGIHETTNAATVVAGDIVYG, from the coding sequence GTGAGTGCTCTCGTGATCGCCGACGGCGTCGTCTTCCGCGGCGGATCGCGCACGGCCGGTGCGGCCGTCGGCATCCGTGACGGGCGCATCGCCTGCGTCGGTACCCTCGCCGAGGCCCGCGAAGCCGCGGGGAGCGGTGCGTACGAGCTCGACGCCGCCGGCGGCCTCGTCACGCCCGGCTTCGTCGACGCCCACGTGCACCTGGGCGTCGGCGCTATGGATGCGCTGCGGTGCGACCTCTCGGGGGCCGTGTCGCTCGCCGAGATCGACGCGCGGGTGCGAGCCTTCGCCGCCGCCAGTGCAGCGCCCTGGATCGTCGGCGGAGGGTGGGATCCGACGCTGTTCCCCGCGAGCGGGCCGTCGGCCGTGCACCTCGACGCTCTCGTGCCCGACCGGCCGGCCCTGCTCCTGGATGCCGATCACCACGGCGCCTGGGCCAACTCGGCCGCGCTACGAGCCGCGGGGATCGACCGCGACAGCCCCGACCCGGCGGACGGACGCATCGAACGCGACCCGGACGGTGTGCCGAGCGGCGCGCTGCGCGAGGGGGCGATGCAGCTCGTCGCCCGGCTGCTGCCGCCGCCCGCCACCGATGATGTCGCCCGCGGCATCCTGCGCCGGTCTCGGGAACTGCTGGCGGCGGGGATCACCGGGTGGCAAGAGGCGGCGCTCGGCGCCTACGGCGGATTCCCCGACTTCACCGACGCCTACCTGCGCGTGCTCGCCGACGGATCGCTGCGCGGACGGGCGACGGGCGCGATCTGGGTGCCCCGCGATCTGACGGTCGAGGGCGTCGACGCGTTCGTCGCTCACGCCGTGGAGCGCGCACGGGCGAACGCGACCGCGGGCTTTCCCAGCGCGACCGCGAAACTGCTGCTCGACGGCATCGTCGAGACCCGCACCGCGCACCTGCTCGAGCCCTACGGCGGCGAAGACTCCCGCGGGCTGTCGTACTTCCCGCCCGCACTCGTGCAGCGCCTGCTGCCCGCCCTGAACGCCGCCGGTCTCGCGGTGCACGTGCACGCGATCGGCGATGCGGCCGTGCGCGACGCCCTCGACGGCTTCGCGGCGGTGCCCGACGAGATGCGTGAGCGCGTGCGCAATCACATCGCGCACATCCAGCTCATCCACCCCGACGACGTTCCGCGTTTCGCCGCGCTGGGCGTCGCCGCGAACGCCCAACCGTTCTGGGCGAGCCCCACCGCGCTCTTTCGGCAGAGCACCCTCCCCGCCATCGGCGACGGGCGCCGCGACGAACTCTACGTCTTCGGTTCGCTGCACCGGGCGGGGGCGGCGATGGCGATGGGCTCCGACTGGCCGGTGTCGACGTTCGACCCGTGGGACGGCATCCATGTCGCCGTCACTCGTCGCCCGCCGGGTGAAGCGGATGCCGAACCGCTCGGGGCGCACGAGAGCCTCGACCTCGCGACGGCGATCGACGCGTACACCCGCGGGTCGGCCGAGCTGCTGGGCATCGCGAGCGGCGCGCTGCGTCTCGGCGCGGCGGCCGACCTCGCGATCGCCGACCGCGACCCCTTCACCGCGTCGACTGACGGCATCCACGAGACGACCAACGCGGCGACCGTCGTCGCGGGCGACATCGTGTACGGGTGA
- a CDS encoding YoaK family protein, translating to MKDVDRGALALSAALAATAGFVDAIGFLDTGGLFVSFMSGNSTQGAVDLLSSTPSIAAVSIGLISAFVVGVALGGIVSVRARRPRGWVVAGSGAAVAVSAVLATAGPATLWRAGILAAAMGALNTLFLADGRARVAITYSTGTLVSLGLALASLVTGGSRTAWQRPLLLWSSLVGGAVIGGFAHRLGSPTALGIAALALAGATIATLTRDSALGG from the coding sequence ATGAAAGACGTCGATCGCGGTGCGCTCGCCCTGTCGGCGGCGCTGGCCGCCACCGCCGGGTTCGTCGACGCGATCGGGTTCCTCGACACCGGCGGACTCTTCGTGTCGTTCATGAGCGGCAACTCCACCCAGGGCGCGGTCGACCTGCTGAGCAGCACCCCGTCGATCGCCGCCGTCTCCATCGGTCTGATCAGTGCCTTCGTCGTCGGCGTCGCCCTCGGCGGGATCGTCAGCGTGCGGGCACGGCGACCCCGGGGTTGGGTCGTCGCGGGCTCCGGCGCCGCGGTCGCCGTGAGCGCGGTGCTCGCCACGGCCGGCCCCGCCACGCTGTGGCGGGCGGGGATCCTCGCGGCCGCGATGGGCGCACTGAACACGCTGTTCCTCGCCGACGGACGCGCGCGCGTCGCCATCACCTACTCGACCGGCACCCTCGTGAGCCTCGGGCTCGCCCTCGCATCGCTGGTCACCGGCGGTTCCCGAACCGCCTGGCAGCGTCCGCTGCTGCTGTGGTCGTCGCTGGTGGGCGGCGCCGTGATCGGTGGCTTCGCCCACCGTCTGGGCAGCCCGACGGCGCTCGGCATCGCCGCGCTCGCGCTGGCGGGCGCCACGATCGCGACGCTCACCCGCGATAGCGCGCTCGGCGGCTGA
- a CDS encoding M20/M25/M40 family metallo-hydrolase, giving the protein MPRNTPRSPFSRARRASAVVATTALVGGALMIAPAAIAAPIPGDAPDDLGLTGADVMTHLTELAAITESYADEGFRTWNGPGYEAAASYAEQVLEGTGAFTVSRQTFEVPYSEFGEASLTVDGTIYTGSHFDNSEGTDAPYTGALAVPVDADGAHLGCEPTDFAAVPAGAIVLVQRGVCTFEAKIDNASAAGAGAVFVYNNERPAEEGTGPDDQLTNVASGPRNEDDSPAATLPQSSGDTLAALVAAAPADAPVEGTAVIEKQFLVGQTFNVIADSIAGDPDDTVVIGAHLDGVAEGPGVNDNASGSAAVLALAEKIAASENPNDKRIRLALWGAEEIGLLGSTAYVDDLVQNDPDELARISSYLNYDMIGSENFTVGVYDADRSTFPAEGVEIPEGSVEIEKIYTDYFDAIDQPWIDTEYSGRSDYQAFIDNGIPAGGLFSGGDDVKTEEQAALFGGTAGVFMDRNYHTIDDTLANVNRDSIDIFSPAIGHAAFALAWEAAVEPSPEPTPEPTPGEPSPEPTTEPTPAPTAEPTGSPTAAPTPAPTVTTGPGAQAPSGTLPRTGSDVEGSPLPAIGVGMLALGVIAAAATAFARRRPQE; this is encoded by the coding sequence GTGCCCCGAAACACCCCCCGTTCCCCTTTCTCGCGCGCTCGACGCGCGTCGGCCGTCGTCGCGACGACCGCGCTCGTCGGCGGCGCCTTGATGATCGCCCCGGCGGCCATCGCGGCGCCGATCCCCGGCGACGCGCCCGACGACCTCGGCTTGACGGGCGCCGATGTCATGACCCATCTGACGGAACTGGCGGCGATCACCGAGTCGTACGCCGACGAAGGCTTCCGCACCTGGAACGGACCCGGATACGAAGCCGCGGCCTCGTACGCCGAGCAGGTGCTGGAGGGCACCGGCGCATTCACCGTCTCGCGGCAGACGTTCGAGGTGCCGTACTCGGAGTTCGGTGAGGCATCGCTCACCGTCGACGGCACGATCTACACCGGTTCGCACTTCGACAACAGCGAGGGCACCGACGCCCCCTACACCGGGGCACTCGCCGTGCCCGTCGACGCCGATGGGGCCCACCTCGGCTGCGAGCCGACCGACTTCGCGGCCGTCCCGGCCGGCGCCATCGTGCTCGTACAGCGCGGGGTGTGCACCTTCGAGGCCAAGATCGACAACGCCTCGGCAGCCGGGGCGGGCGCGGTGTTCGTGTACAACAACGAGCGCCCGGCGGAAGAAGGGACCGGCCCCGACGACCAGCTCACCAACGTCGCCTCCGGTCCGCGCAACGAAGACGACTCCCCCGCGGCGACCCTGCCGCAGTCCAGCGGTGACACGCTGGCCGCCCTCGTCGCCGCCGCCCCCGCGGACGCGCCGGTCGAGGGCACCGCGGTGATCGAGAAGCAGTTCCTCGTCGGTCAGACCTTCAATGTCATCGCCGACAGCATCGCGGGCGACCCCGACGACACCGTCGTCATCGGCGCGCACCTCGACGGTGTCGCCGAAGGACCGGGCGTGAACGACAACGCCTCGGGCTCGGCGGCGGTCCTGGCCCTGGCCGAGAAGATCGCGGCATCCGAGAACCCCAACGACAAGCGCATCCGCCTCGCCCTGTGGGGCGCCGAAGAGATCGGTCTGCTCGGCTCGACCGCCTACGTCGACGACCTCGTGCAGAACGACCCCGACGAACTCGCCCGCATCTCGTCGTACCTCAACTACGACATGATCGGCTCCGAGAACTTCACCGTCGGCGTCTACGACGCCGACCGGTCGACGTTCCCGGCCGAGGGCGTGGAGATCCCCGAGGGCTCGGTCGAGATCGAGAAGATCTACACCGACTACTTCGACGCGATCGACCAGCCGTGGATCGACACCGAGTACTCGGGACGCAGCGACTACCAGGCGTTCATCGACAACGGCATCCCCGCCGGTGGACTGTTCTCGGGCGGCGACGACGTCAAGACCGAGGAGCAGGCCGCGCTGTTCGGCGGCACCGCCGGGGTCTTCATGGACCGCAACTACCACACGATCGACGACACTCTCGCGAACGTGAACCGCGACTCGATCGACATCTTCTCGCCCGCGATCGGCCACGCCGCGTTCGCGCTGGCCTGGGAGGCCGCCGTCGAGCCCTCACCGGAGCCCACCCCCGAGCCCACGCCCGGCGAGCCGTCGCCCGAGCCCACCACGGAGCCGACTCCCGCCCCCACGGCCGAGCCGACGGGATCGCCCACGGCGGCACCGACACCCGCCCCGACCGTGACGACCGGTCCGGGTGCGCAGGCGCCGTCGGGCACCCTGCCTCGCACCGGTTCCGACGTCGAGGGATCGCCGCTGCCCGCGATCGGCGTGGGCATGCTGGCCCTCGGCGTGATCGCGGCGGCCGCAACGGCGTTCGCTCGCCGTCGCCCACAGGAGTGA
- a CDS encoding MFS transporter, whose amino-acid sequence MIYGPTLLFSLGEGAVIPLIPVIANRLGADVALAALVAAALVVGQLCGNIPAGWAVARFGERLTMGVAGIIVLAGLTGIVFAGSLLLFTAAVFLIGFCAASFALARHSFMTTRVPLHFRARSLSLLGGTFRLGMFVGPFISAALLTIFGDETASIVFFAVCQVATILLVFLGPDPEKAVPVGTGSAPARGEPDARDAEDTGEAVTGAIPAAERAGVFRTMWRFRGVLARLGLAAASLSAVRSARQVVLPLWGVSLGLDAGTIAVVVGVSGAIDFALFYASGQVMDRFGRLWAALPAMVLMGSGFFALALTHDLVSAPMWYSLFAAVLGVGNGLSSGILLTLGADVAPPTDPAAFLGSWRTLTDGGGAVAPLIVSALTAVSSLSVGVAAMGVIAVVGAVGFVRWVPRYVPRKAA is encoded by the coding sequence ATGATCTACGGCCCCACGCTGTTGTTCTCGCTGGGTGAGGGTGCCGTCATCCCCCTCATCCCCGTCATCGCCAACCGCCTCGGCGCCGACGTCGCCCTCGCCGCGTTGGTGGCCGCAGCGCTGGTCGTCGGCCAATTGTGCGGCAACATTCCCGCAGGGTGGGCGGTCGCCCGATTCGGTGAACGCCTCACGATGGGGGTCGCCGGAATCATCGTGCTCGCGGGGCTCACGGGGATCGTCTTCGCGGGATCATTGCTCTTGTTCACCGCGGCGGTGTTCCTCATCGGATTCTGTGCGGCGTCGTTCGCACTCGCGCGGCATTCCTTCATGACCACGCGGGTCCCCCTGCATTTCCGCGCCCGCTCGCTCTCGTTGCTGGGCGGCACCTTCCGACTGGGGATGTTCGTCGGCCCGTTCATCTCGGCCGCCCTGCTGACGATCTTCGGCGACGAGACGGCATCCATCGTCTTCTTCGCCGTGTGCCAGGTGGCGACGATCCTGCTGGTGTTCCTGGGGCCCGATCCCGAGAAGGCCGTCCCCGTGGGCACGGGCTCCGCACCCGCGCGGGGCGAGCCGGACGCCCGCGACGCCGAGGACACCGGCGAAGCCGTCACCGGCGCGATCCCCGCGGCGGAGCGCGCGGGGGTCTTCCGGACGATGTGGCGTTTTCGTGGCGTGCTCGCGCGGCTGGGCCTCGCCGCGGCCTCACTGTCGGCCGTGCGCTCGGCCCGCCAGGTGGTGCTGCCGCTGTGGGGTGTGTCGCTCGGACTGGATGCCGGCACCATCGCCGTCGTCGTCGGCGTGTCGGGCGCGATCGACTTCGCGCTGTTCTACGCCAGCGGCCAGGTGATGGACCGCTTCGGGCGCCTGTGGGCGGCGCTGCCCGCCATGGTGCTCATGGGCTCGGGGTTCTTCGCCCTCGCCCTCACGCACGATCTCGTCTCGGCGCCCATGTGGTACTCGCTGTTCGCGGCCGTTCTGGGCGTCGGCAACGGTCTGTCGAGCGGGATCCTGCTCACCCTGGGCGCCGATGTCGCTCCGCCGACCGATCCGGCCGCCTTCCTCGGGTCGTGGCGCACGTTGACCGACGGCGGCGGCGCTGTCGCCCCGCTGATCGTGTCGGCGCTCACGGCGGTGTCCTCACTGTCGGTGGGCGTTGCCGCGATGGGGGTCATCGCGGTGGTGGGGGCGGTCGGATTCGTCCGGTGGGTACCGCGATACGTGCCGAGAAAAGCGGCATAG
- the prfB gene encoding peptide chain release factor 2, whose product MLELDLTADIQALRSTFADIQAVVDVDALTADIERLSEEAGAPDLWDDVENAQKVTSRLSHRQAELKRITEIEQRLDDLEVLVELAIEMDDEDSADEARRELAALKDVIGQLEVQTLLDGEYDARSAVVTIRSGAGGDDATDFAEMLLRMYLRWAERHKYPVKVMDTSYAEGAGIKSATFEIDVPYAYGTLSVEAGTHRLARISPFGGADKRQTSFAAVEVIPVMEEAVEVEVPEGDIRVDVFRSSGPGGQSVNTTDSAVRITHLPTGLVVSMQNEKSQIQNRAAAMRVLQTRLLLLKREEEAAKKKELAGTITASWGDQMRSYFLYGQQLVKDLRTGYEVGNPAVVFDGDLDGLIAAGIRWRKRKDDD is encoded by the coding sequence ATGCTCGAACTCGATTTGACCGCCGACATCCAGGCGCTGCGCTCGACCTTCGCCGATATCCAGGCCGTGGTCGACGTCGACGCACTCACCGCCGACATCGAACGCCTCAGCGAAGAGGCTGGGGCTCCCGACCTCTGGGACGACGTCGAGAACGCGCAGAAGGTGACCAGCCGGCTCAGTCACCGCCAGGCCGAGCTCAAGCGCATCACCGAGATCGAGCAGCGCCTCGACGATCTCGAGGTGCTCGTCGAGCTCGCCATCGAGATGGACGACGAAGACTCCGCCGACGAAGCCCGCCGCGAGCTCGCGGCCCTGAAAGACGTGATCGGTCAGCTCGAGGTGCAGACGCTCCTCGACGGCGAGTACGACGCCCGTTCGGCGGTCGTCACGATCCGCTCGGGCGCCGGCGGCGACGACGCCACCGACTTCGCCGAGATGCTGCTGCGCATGTACCTGCGCTGGGCCGAGCGGCACAAGTACCCCGTGAAGGTCATGGACACCTCCTACGCCGAGGGCGCCGGCATCAAGTCCGCCACCTTCGAGATCGACGTGCCCTATGCCTACGGCACGCTCTCGGTCGAGGCAGGGACCCACCGTCTCGCCCGCATCAGCCCGTTCGGCGGCGCCGACAAGCGCCAGACGAGCTTCGCCGCGGTCGAGGTCATCCCGGTCATGGAAGAAGCCGTCGAGGTCGAGGTCCCCGAGGGTGACATCCGCGTCGACGTCTTCCGGTCGTCGGGCCCCGGCGGTCAGTCGGTCAACACGACCGACTCGGCGGTGCGCATCACTCACCTTCCCACGGGCCTGGTCGTGTCGATGCAGAACGAGAAGTCGCAGATCCAGAACCGCGCCGCCGCCATGCGCGTGCTGCAGACCCGCCTGCTGCTGCTCAAGCGCGAAGAGGAAGCGGCCAAGAAGAAGGAGCTCGCCGGCACCATCACCGCGAGCTGGGGCGACCAGATGCGCTCCTACTTCCTCTACGGTCAGCAGCTCGTGAAAGACCTCCGCACCGGCTACGAGGTCGGAAACCCCGCCGTCGTCTTCGACGGCGACCTCGACGGCCTGATCGCCGCCGGTATCCGCTGGCGCAAGCGCAAAGACGACGACTGA
- the ftsE gene encoding cell division ATP-binding protein FtsE → MIRFENVTKRYRGTLKPALSGVDFEVQRGEFVFLVGASGSGKSSCLQLILRAETPTEGRVVVLGRDLRTLSNRKVPYFRRHIGSVFQDFRLLPNKTVHQNVAFTLQVTGASRGFIQQAVPEVLALVGLDGKEKRLPHELSGGEQQRVAIARALVNRPQVLLADEPTGNLDPGTSIDIMRLLARINAGGTTVVMATHEAGFVDQMQRRVIELRDGQMVRDERHGGYGDTSSLPRLAPEVEKGAAAVAALTAVLEVQREVTNITGPVEPLRGPEEAPASPAAAPGDAATPAITTPPADAPREPGTTTRSIPVGTPDVDALGLADKLGLGEKKHHDDEVGPTS, encoded by the coding sequence ATGATCCGGTTCGAGAATGTCACCAAGCGGTATCGCGGCACCCTGAAGCCCGCACTCAGTGGCGTCGACTTCGAGGTGCAGCGCGGGGAGTTCGTCTTCCTCGTCGGAGCCTCGGGCTCGGGCAAGTCGTCGTGCCTCCAGCTCATCCTGCGGGCCGAGACGCCCACCGAGGGGCGGGTCGTCGTGCTCGGTCGCGACCTGCGCACGCTGTCGAACCGCAAGGTTCCCTACTTCCGTCGGCACATCGGCTCGGTGTTCCAGGACTTCCGCCTGTTGCCGAACAAGACCGTCCACCAGAACGTCGCCTTCACGCTGCAGGTCACGGGCGCATCCCGCGGCTTCATCCAGCAGGCTGTTCCCGAAGTGCTGGCGCTGGTCGGCCTCGACGGCAAAGAGAAGCGTCTTCCGCACGAGCTCTCCGGTGGTGAGCAGCAGCGCGTCGCCATCGCCCGTGCGCTGGTCAACCGCCCGCAGGTTCTGCTCGCCGACGAGCCCACCGGAAACCTCGACCCGGGTACCTCGATCGACATCATGCGGCTGCTCGCGCGCATCAACGCCGGAGGAACCACGGTGGTCATGGCCACGCACGAGGCCGGCTTCGTCGACCAGATGCAGCGCCGCGTGATCGAACTGCGCGATGGCCAGATGGTGCGCGATGAGCGCCACGGCGGCTACGGCGACACCTCGAGCCTGCCGCGCCTGGCCCCCGAGGTCGAGAAGGGTGCGGCTGCGGTCGCCGCCCTCACCGCGGTGCTCGAAGTGCAGCGCGAAGTGACCAACATCACCGGCCCCGTCGAGCCGCTGCGCGGCCCCGAGGAGGCTCCTGCCTCGCCCGCTGCGGCACCCGGCGACGCCGCGACGCCGGCGATCACCACCCCGCCGGCGGATGCGCCGCGCGAGCCGGGAACGACCACGCGTTCGATCCCGGTGGGCACGCCCGACGTCGACGCCCTCGGCCTGGCCGACAAGCTCGGTCTGGGTGAGAAGAAACACCACGACGACGAAGTGGGACCCACGTCATGA
- the ftsX gene encoding permease-like cell division protein FtsX has protein sequence MRFGLILSEAFTGLRRNASMVISVILVTFVSLTFVGAAMLMQMQIGKMQSYWADRAQVAVFMCAAVSDVDTCTPGQSATQDQIDAVKATLDGPALAPLIRDYTFQTNEEVFENAKGLLSDDLLGVVTADQFNATFNINLVDQSQSDVISEAFSGQTGVEEVKDQMQYLEPLFQALTVATYVAVGIAGLMLIAAVLLIATTIRLSAFARRRELGIMRLVGASNRFIQTPFIVEGVLAALIGSALASVAVWAIVAVGVNRYLKDRVSFITSWVGVTDLAAVIPSIVVIGVILAALSASFAIRRWLRA, from the coding sequence ATGAGGTTCGGACTCATCCTGTCGGAGGCCTTCACGGGCCTGCGGCGTAACGCCTCGATGGTGATCTCGGTCATCCTCGTCACCTTCGTGTCGCTGACGTTCGTCGGCGCGGCGATGCTCATGCAGATGCAGATCGGCAAGATGCAGTCGTACTGGGCCGACCGTGCCCAGGTCGCGGTGTTCATGTGCGCCGCGGTCTCCGACGTCGACACGTGCACGCCCGGCCAGTCCGCCACGCAAGACCAGATCGACGCCGTGAAGGCGACCCTCGACGGTCCCGCGCTGGCACCGCTCATTCGCGACTACACGTTCCAGACGAACGAGGAGGTGTTCGAGAACGCCAAGGGGCTCCTCTCGGACGACCTCCTCGGCGTCGTCACCGCCGACCAGTTCAACGCGACCTTCAACATCAACCTCGTCGACCAGAGTCAATCCGACGTCATCTCCGAGGCGTTCAGCGGTCAGACCGGTGTCGAAGAGGTCAAAGACCAGATGCAGTATCTCGAGCCGCTGTTCCAGGCGCTCACGGTGGCGACCTACGTCGCTGTCGGCATCGCCGGTCTCATGCTGATCGCTGCCGTGCTGTTGATCGCGACGACCATTCGTCTCTCCGCTTTCGCGCGCCGGCGCGAGCTCGGCATCATGCGCCTCGTCGGCGCATCCAACCGCTTCATCCAGACACCGTTCATCGTCGAGGGTGTGCTCGCTGCGCTCATCGGGTCGGCATTGGCGAGCGTGGCGGTCTGGGCGATCGTCGCGGTCGGCGTCAATCGGTACCTGAAAGACCGTGTCTCCTTCATCACCTCCTGGGTCGGCGTGACCGACCTCGCTGCCGTCATCCCGTCGATCGTCGTGATCGGTGTCATCCTCGCCGCGCTGAGCGCCAGCTTTGCCATTCGCCGCTGGCTGCGCGCGTAG
- the smpB gene encoding SsrA-binding protein SmpB, with protein MPREQGEKLIASNKKARHDYAIEKTYEAGLVLTGTEVKSLRQGRANLTDGYAYIDGGQAFLDAVHIPEYSQGHWTNHSAKRTRKLLLHKEEIVKLSHAVAAGGYTLVPLRLYFLDGRAKVEIAVAKGKREFEKRQTIREREDKREAERAMRTKNRLGE; from the coding sequence ATGCCTCGTGAGCAGGGTGAGAAGCTCATCGCGTCGAACAAGAAGGCGCGTCACGACTACGCCATCGAGAAGACCTACGAGGCCGGTCTCGTGCTGACCGGCACCGAGGTCAAATCGCTGCGCCAGGGGCGTGCGAACCTCACCGACGGCTACGCGTACATCGACGGGGGACAGGCGTTCCTCGACGCGGTGCACATCCCCGAGTACTCGCAGGGGCACTGGACGAACCACTCGGCCAAGCGCACGCGCAAGCTCCTCCTGCACAAGGAAGAGATCGTCAAGCTCTCGCACGCGGTGGCCGCCGGCGGATACACGCTCGTCCCGCTTCGGCTGTACTTCCTCGACGGTCGAGCCAAGGTCGAGATCGCGGTCGCCAAGGGCAAGCGCGAGTTCGAGAAGCGCCAGACCATCCGCGAGCGCGAAGACAAGCGCGAGGCCGAGCGCGCGATGCGCACGAAGAACCGGCTGGGCGAGTAG